In Populus trichocarpa isolate Nisqually-1 chromosome 7, P.trichocarpa_v4.1, whole genome shotgun sequence, the following proteins share a genomic window:
- the LOC18100860 gene encoding syntaxin-132, which yields MCNNKDILAGQQRLHTRKTLKINTITLFPHSSAVFPVLFNKTSPFQQHLVSWSFSSCDLIKMNDLLTSSFIGDSKGHHPIDGDIEMGIRGSRSNNPDMGMEAFNKKIQEVGKQLDKINGLLKNLKEANEDSKSVTKASAMKAIKKRMEKDVDEVGKIARNVKERIVAINKDNLDSRQKPGCEKGTGVDRARMNVTNAITKRFRDLMTEFQTLRQKIQDEYRELVERRVITVTGTRPDEKTIDHLIETGNSEQIFQKAIQEQGRGEVLNTLEEIQERHDAVKEIEKKLLELKEIFGDLAVLVDAQGEILDNIENQVTNAVDHVHNGTDALRTAKNLQKKSRKCMMIAIILVLIIAIIIVLSILKPWKKN from the exons ATGTGTAATAACAAAGACATTCTTGCCGGCCAACAAAGGTTACACACtcgaaaaacattaaaaatcaatacCATAACATTGTTTCCACATTCTTCTGCCGTTTTTCCTGTTCTTTTCAACAAGACATCACCTTTTCAACAACATTTGGTCTCTTGGTCCTTCTCTTCTTGTGATTTGATCAAGATGAATGACTTACTCACG AGTTCGTTTATTGGTGATTCCAAAGGCCACCATCCTATCGACGGTGATATTGAAATGGGGATACGGGGTTCAAGGAGCAACAACCCTGATATGGGAATGGAAGCTTTCAATAAGAAG ATACAAGAGGTTGGGAAGCAGCTTGATAAGATTAATGGGCTGCTAAAGAATCTGAAG GAAGCTAATGAAGATTCAAAATCTGTAACAAAAGCATCTGCAATGAAAG CTATCAAGAAGCGGATGGAAAAAGATGTTGATGAAGTGGGTAAAATTGCACGTAATGTCAAAGAAAGAATAGTAGCAATAAACAAAGAT AACTTAGACAGCCGACAGAAACCTGGATGTGAAAAGGGAACTGGTGTTGACAGAGCAAGGATGAATGTTACGAA TGCCATAACCAAGAGGTTCAGGGATCTAATGACAGAGTTCCAG ACCCTAAGACAAAAGATTCAAGATGAATATCGTGAGCTTGTGGAGAGAAGGGTTATTACAG TCACGGGAACCAGACCAGACGAAAAG ACAATTGACCACCTGATCGAAACTGGAAACAGTGAGCAAATCTTTCAGAAGGCAATTCAAGAACAGGGCCGAGGGGAG GTGCTAAACACCTTGGAAGAAATCCAGGAGAGACACGATGCGgtaaaagaaattgagaaaaagcTTCTAGAACTGAAAGAG ATTTTTGGTGATTTGGCTGTTCTAGTCGATGCTCAAGGAGAGATCCTAGATAACATCGAAAATCAG GTGACAAATGCAGTGGACCATGTTCATAATGGTACAGATGCTCTTAGAACTGCAAAGAACTTGCAAAAGAAGTCAAGGAAATGCATGATGATTGCCATTATTTTGGTCTTGATCATTGCAATTATCATAGTCCTTTCTATTTTGAAACCTTGGAAGAAGAATTAA